Proteins encoded in a region of the Drosophila gunungcola strain Sukarami chromosome 3L unlocalized genomic scaffold, Dgunungcola_SK_2 000005F, whole genome shotgun sequence genome:
- the LOC128258936 gene encoding protein encore isoform X7 — MSSTKSQVALATNIPTNLSSAASASTAAAAAAVVVVASASANAAVASNTNSSGVGVTGGSGSGSGSGSGGSGSTVAAGSGALTSAAAGSTVAAAAASATSSTSVATISSNCSSSSINNNCGEECQTAGSANLGRQNSFGNRRGNMKGKHLTRSHAMRESTSPPRTPTPRAASSDQQLQGESHEHGNNNNNNNNINSKAQSTGRGNSPLMETPAVIVTSQQSQQQQQQQQQQQQQQQLNVVPPKLQQQQNVPLSNEAEFPKLSPPKKSGGQHNRTNSNGSGMEYNNNKKFVVDLKANGLDSNNKQSHNNNSSSSAGVIYNSGMNYKAAERHDRHERHEMSSQNSNLSNSNNHDEEQYHYEPRGGGGGGKKHRANTNAKGNKPRLKNLGGSSSGSIDLGGGNGAGNGGGNGGNNNNNNMSNNGPMSNNSSNNTSGFISRENSSEQYTDYGGTDLLVFFRDTLNKNPKDRNILLKIEKDLMEFVQENSRGCEYRFPPASSYNRMLIHRTAAFFGMEHNVDTETQQCVIVAVAKNTRIPEIRFQSLVRDDARKSILKRDTHSFDEVRQSPYLCPLSMDRKAKSFEEREEDYDRARSRIFSRTGGNHEGGYSAGGDEDCYGGWEQQQQQQQKQNQPPRPKRPNGKMLQMQNSTESRDGMRSGGAVPKSHNFGNYGGPPSSGGPGNNSLPRGDSTNSIKSGRGGFVKQDSTGSTPWRLSPSSSGSIYHYDPSNLPPNQALQHTGNQYQSQNQNQGNSSSGGYSNYRKSSPHQQQQQQQHHQQQQQQLQQPQQQQHQQQQQQQQQAPPQQQYATTELSCSSTESYAEEEAQSPGMECSEGYESYEQQQQQVLPLQQQQQHQQLSSGNNGDTGSVKGDDCDSLTSATACLSITTSTSTKNYDRIEVQKYKNQATSPNIPACCAVAVDKLELEAVVGQQQQQQHQQQLEQEQLEQEQEQEQLANVGPSSSSGSASSSVGISSEQPSSQTPLPLMVTPLPQVNCDLQSVSPSSTPYSQCEVKTPIQGHGQSHNASASASASIVVEEPKATTWTYTQSYQAPDGSTVFHTTTTPNGAAPYCATTYQQGPDGSIYAVPQGMVYAAYPQPGVASAGGASQPLFQLTTSSHPPAQTLFASPEAGGEIPGGTYMIPVFDPAQQPREGLIPAQAIYQTAGPGGPGAATVAMPMASAYPTAQFAAAAAPNGGPIYQAPLIYSSEPGGGAQLQQLPMAPYPIQYSYSPYYHPISYYVPQQAVAAAPMVATQPQVGQVAPMQQQAAHTGAGTAAGPPTVVSVSGQQHQQHHQPHQQHHHQQQQQHSSNGSVVTSHSSGYGTRVKRTPGGGSIHYNPSYTPSGSVVHAGVGGAHAHAHAHAHAHHHPSAGSAQIIAAPAASTTTYHALPTLTLAHGGAPAGTDLSGAAGAHVYALPAQHATALIPTNIFPYAAAAAAAAAAGGGGAGGPGGGGGPPTAPPQQVVQQAVAPPPQQPQSHALITAAPFYPASQPADASQSAPSTPANPGRQAPLFSTPPAPNNGSSGSSSAGGGGGGSGGGGGYHSNSSTPHYYQSQNSNEGGGYTSPYEKRNHGGGGASVGVRKPYHPGGGGYNPRHSVPLGSGGGGGGGPPSGAKTPLLNSNNEPTPRASPSSVSLGGASSSSSYQHRGPPPPHTMGVKRDNKPNQLPLISGPPPSYGATNSSPSYETSKPPVRLNAGAASFRSQKSMNQDYRRSVSQRNSPSANGAGGSGSHESSNNSPNSIVGSQSNSAANTPNAGAAGVQPQQPQQPQPPTLVSHPGGFVMLDQNASPPSLYGGGGGGGVGGASGAAGGNARSHIPTAQLHHSAAAAAAAAAGSQQATAAVLSGVAAAAALGGYNPNAASGVYFKYGQTYFAHPSVALPNSRRSPSNDIRPQMAQVAGMYPTMMIQARHPSRHPNPNYKGSRPR, encoded by the exons ATGAGTTCCACAAAATCTCAAGTAGCCCTAGCTACGAATATTCCAACCAATTTATCCTCTGCCGCTTCTGCCTCAACAGCGGCCGCTGCggctgccgttgttgttgttgccagtgccagtgccaacGCCGCCGTTGCCTCAAATACTAACTCATCCGGAGTGGGAGTAACCGgcggatcgggatcgggatcagGATCTGGATCAGGTGGATCAGGATCCACTGTAGCCGCAGGATCAGGAGCACTCACTTCCGCAGCAGCAGGATCAacagtcgcagcagcagcagcttcagCAACATCCTCCACTTCCGTAGCAACAATCtcgagcaactgcagcagcagcagcatcaacaacaACTGCGGCGAAGAGTGCCAGACGGCAGGATCTGCCAACTTGGGACGCCAGAACAGCTTCGGCAATAGACGA GGCAACATGAAGGGCAAACATCTCACGCGCAGCCATGCGATGCGTGAGTCCACGTCGCCACCTCGCACGCCCACTCCGCGGGCTGCCTCCTCCGACCAGCAGCTCCAGGGGGAGTCCCACGAgcacggcaacaacaacaataacaataacaatatcaACAGCAAAGCACAATCAACTGGAAGGGGCAACTCGCCATTGATGGAGACGCCAGCCGTGATTGTCACTAGTCAGCAATcccaacaacagcagcagcaacagcaacagcagcagcagcagcaacaacttaATGTTGTGCCGCcaaagctgcagcagcaacagaatgTTCCACTCAGCAATGAGGCGGAGTTCCCGAAGCTATCGCCTCCAAAGAAATCCGGAGGTCAGCACAATCGCACCAACAGCAATGGCAGCGGCATGGAgtataacaacaacaagaagttCGTGGTGGATCTGAAGGCCAATGGTTTGGACAGTAACAACAAGCAGTCACATAACAACAATAGCTCCTCATCCGCGGGAGTGATCTACAACTCGGGGATGAACTACAAGGCGGCGGAGCGACACGATCGCCACGAACGCCACGAGATGTCCAGCCAGAACAGCAATctgagcaacagcaacaaccacgACGAGGAGCAGTACCATTACGAGCCCAGAGGTGGAGGCGGCGGTGGCAAGAAGCATCGTGCCAACACCAATGCCAAAGGTAACAAACCACGATTGAAGAATCTCGGTGGCAGCTCATCTGGGAGTATCGATTTAGGAGGCGGCAACGGCGCTGGAAATGGCGGTGGAAATggtggcaacaacaacaacaacaacatgtCCAACAATGGACCCATGTCCAACAACTCGAGCAACAATACCTCGGGCTTCATATCGCGCG AGAACTCGAGCGAACAGTACACGGACTACGGCGGCACCGATCTGCTGGTCTTCTTCCGGGACACGCTCAACAAGAATCCCAAGGATCGCAATATCCTATTGAAGATCGAGAAGGATCTAATGGAGTTCGTCCAGGAAAATAG TCGCGGCTGTGAGTATCGATTTCCGCCAGCTTCATCGTACAATCGCATGCTGATCCATCGCACAGCGGCCTTTTTCGGAATGGAGCACAACGTGGACACGGAGACGCAGCAGTGTGTGATTGTGGCCGTAGCCAAGAACACGCGTATTCCAGAG ATCCGCTTCCAGTCGCTGGTGCGCGACGACGCACGCAAGTCAATTCTGAAGCGGGACACGCACAGCTTCGACGAGGTGCGTCAATCGCCGTATTTGTGCCCCCTTTCCATGGATCGCAAGGCCAAGAGCTTCGAGGAGCGTGAGGAGGATTACGATAGGGCGCGCAGCCGCATCTTCAGTCGAACGGGGGGGAACCACGAGGGCGGTTACTCTGCTGGTGGCGATGAGGATTGCTACGGCGGCtgggagcagcagcagcaacagcagcagaagcagaaccAGCCACCCAGGCCCAAGAGGCCCAATGGAAAGATGCTCCAGATGCAGAAT TCCACGGAATCACGCGATGGTATGCGATCGGGTGGAGCCGTGCCCAAGTCGCACAACTTTGGCAACTACGGCGGACCGCCAAGTTCCGGAGGGCCTGGCAACAATTCCCTTCCGCGTGGCGACTCCACAAATTCGATCAAAAGCGGACGTGGAGGCTTCGTGAAGCAGGACTCCACTGGCAGCACTCCATGGCGGCTGTCTCCTTCCAGCAGTGG TTCCATCTACCACTACGACCCGTCCAATCTGCCGCCCAACCAGGCGCTCCAGCACACGGGCAATCAGTACCAGTcgcagaaccagaaccagggCAACTCCTCCTCCGGTGGCTACAGCAACTATCGCAAGTCGTCGCcgcatcagcaacagcagcagcaacagcatcaccagcagcagcagcaacagttgcagcagccacagcagcagcaacatcagcaacagcagcagcagcaacaacaggcACCACCGCAGCAGCAATATGCCACCACTGAGCTTTCCTGCAGCTCCACCGAGAGCTATGCGGAGGAGGAGGCCCAGTCGCCGGGAATGGAGTGTTCCGAGGGCTATGAGAGCtacgagcagcagcagcagcaagtgTTGcccctgcagcagcagcagcagcatcagcaactaTCATCGGGCAACAATGGCGACACTGGCAGTGTCAAAGGCGACGATTGTGATAGCCTGACCAGTGCCACCGCCTGCCTGAGCATCACCACCTCCACGTCCACGAAGAACTACGATCGCATCGAGGTGCAGAAGTACAAGAACCAGGCCACCAGTCCAAACATACCCGCCTGCTGTGCCGTGGCCGTCGATAAGTTGGAGCTGGAGGCAGTAGTTggacagcaacagcagcagcaacaccaacagcagctggagcaggaacagctggagcaggagcaggagcaggagcaactGGCCAACGTGGGGCCCTCATCCTCATCCGGCTCGGCCAGCTCCTCCGTGGGCATCAGCAGCGAACAGCCATCCAGCCAGACCCCGCTGCCCCTGATGGTCACCCCGCTGCCGCAGGTGAACTGTGACCTCCAGTCCGTCTCGCCCAGCAGCACGCCCTACAGCCAGTGCGAGGTGAAGACACCCATCCAGGGCCACGGACAGAGCCACaatgccagtgccagtgccagtgccagcaTCGTCGTCGAGGAGCCCAAGGCCACCACCTGGACGTACACGCAGAGCTACCAGGCGCCGGACGGATCCACCGTCTTTCACACCACCACCACGCCCAACGGGGCGGCGCCCTACTGCGCCACCACATATCAGCAGGGG CCCGACGGCAGCATCTATGCGGTGCCGCAGGGCATGGTGTATGCCGCCTATCCGCAGCCCGGAGTGGCCAGTGCCGGTGGCGCCTCGCAGCCGCTCTTCCAGCTGACCACCAGCAGCCATCCGCCCGCGCAGACACTCTTCGCCTCGCCGGAAGCAGGCGGAGAGATACCCGGCGGCACCTACATGATACCTGTCTTCGATCCGGCCCAGCAGCCGCGCGAAGGCCTCATCCCGGCGCAGGCCATCTACCAGACGGCGGGTCCGGGCGGACCGGGTGCGGCCACCGTGGCCATGCCCATGGCCTCCGCCTATCCCACGGCCCAGTTCGCGGCGGCAGCCGCTCCCAACGGGGGACCCATCTACCAGGCGCCGCTCATCTACTCCAGCGAACCGGGCGGGGGCGcccagctgcagcagctgccgATGGCCCCCTATCCGATTCAATACTCCTACTCGCCGTACTACCACCCCATCTCGTACTACGTGCCCCAGCAGGCGGTGGCCGCCGCGCCCATGGTGGCCACCCAGCCGCAGGTGGGTCAGGTGGCCCCCATGCAGCAGCAGGCGGCGCACACGGGAGCCGGGACAGCAGCTGGTCCACCCACGGTGGTGTCAG TTTCAggccagcagcaccagcagcaccaccagccgcaccagcagcaccaccatcagcagcagcagcagcactcgAGCAACGGCTCGGTGGTGACCAGCCACTCCAGTGGCTACGGCACCCGGGTGAAGCGCACGCCCGGCGGCGGCTCCATCCACTACAATCCCAGCTACACACCCAGTGGATCGGTGGTGCATGCCGGGGTGGGTggtgcccatgcccatgcccacgCACACGCCCATGCCCATCATCATCCGTCGGCGGGTTCCGCCCAGATCATAGCTGCGCCGGCGGCCAGCACAACCACATATCATGCTCTGCCCACGCTGACGCTGGCCCACGGTGGTGCGCCAGCGGGCACGGATCTCAGTGGTGCGGCTGGTGCACATGTCTACGCGCTGCCCGCTCAACATGCCACCGCACTGATCCCAACGAATATCTTTCCCTatgcggcggcagcggcggcggcagcagcagcaggcggcgGCGGTGCTGGTGGACCAGGCGGCGGAGGAGGTCCGCCGACGGCTCCGCCCCAGCAGGTGGTGCAGCAGGCGGTGGCGCCGCCGCCACAGCAGCCACAGAGTCATGCTCTGATCACAGCGGCACCCTTTTACCCGGCTAGCCAGCCAGCGGATGCCTCGCAGTCGGCTCCCAGTACGCCGGCCAATCCGGGAAGACAGGCTCCGCTGTTCAGTACTCCGCCAGCTCCCAATAACGGCAGCTCCGGGAGCAGCAGTGCCGGCGGGGGAGGAGGAGGTagtggaggaggtggtggctATCACAGCAACAGCTCCACTCCGCACTACTATCAAAGCCAGAACAGCAACGAGGGTGGTGGTTACACTTCGCCATATGAAAAGAGAAACCATGGAGGAGGCGGTGCCTCGGTGGGCGTACGCAAGCCATACCACCCGGGCGGTGGTGGCTACAATCCCAGGCATTCGGTGCCCCTGggcagcggcggcggtggtggtggtgggccCCCCTCGGGAGCCAAAACGCCCTTGCTGAACTCCAACAATGAGCCCACGCCGCGTGCCTCGCCAAGTAGCGTGAGCTTGGGTGGAgcctcgtcctcatcctcgtACCAGCACCGTGgtccgccgccgccgcacACAATGGGTGTGAAGCGGGATAATAAGCCCAACCAGCTGCCGCTGATCAGTGGACCGCCGCCCAGCTATGGAGCCACCAACTCGAGTCCCAGCTACGAGACCAGCAAGCCGCCAGTGCGTCTGAATGCAGGAGCGGCCAGCTTCCGCAGCCAGAAGTCCATGAACCAGGACTACCGACGCAGTGTCTCGCAGCGGAACTCGCCCAGTGCGAATGGCGCCGGGGGCAGTGGCAGCCACGAGAGCAGCAACAATTCGCCCAACAGTATTGTGGGCAGCCAGAGTAACAGTGCTGCCAACACGCCCAATGCAGGAGCGGCGGGAGTTCAGCCACAGCAGCCACAGCAACC
- the LOC128258936 gene encoding protein encore isoform X2, translated as MSSTKSQVALATNIPTNLSSAASASTAAAAAAVVVVASASANAAVASNTNSSGVGVTGGSGSGSGSGSGGSGSTVAAGSGALTSAAAGSTVAAAAASATSSTSVATISSNCSSSSINNNCGEECQTAGSANLGRQNSFGNRRGNMKGKHLTRSHAMRESTSPPRTPTPRAASSDQQLQGESHEHGNNNNNNNNINSKAQSTGRGNSPLMETPAVIVTSQQSQQQQQQQQQQQQQQQLNVVPPKLQQQQNVPLSNEAEFPKLSPPKKSGGQHNRTNSNGSGMEYNNNKKFVVDLKANGLDSNNKQSHNNNSSSSAGVIYNSGMNYKAAERHDRHERHEMSSQNSNLSNSNNHDEEQYHYEPRGGGGGGKKHRANTNAKGNKPRLKNLGGSSSGSIDLGGGNGAGNGGGNGGNNNNNNMSNNGPMSNNSSNNTSGFISRENSSEQYTDYGGTDLLVFFRDTLNKNPKDRNILLKIEKDLMEFVQENSRGCEYRFPPASSYNRMLIHRTAAFFGMEHNVDTETQQCVIVAVAKNTRIPEIRFQSLVRDDARKSILKRDTHSFDEVRQSPYLCPLSMDRKAKSFEEREEDYDRARSRIFSRTGGNHEGGYSAGGDEDCYGGWEQQQQQQQKQNQPPRPKRPNGKMLQMQNSTESRDGMRSGGAVPKSHNFGNYGGPPSSGGPGNNSLPRGDSTNSIKSGRGGFVKQDSTGSTPWRLSPSSSGYKTRTQSVRSDSVTPSPTGYGSDRQTPELNHPPPPPSMVTHNHHGRVVAPPPMSMVSMGGGCAGSGAAIVAGISPVMELGTEATGANGSSASASASSSGSSGLVWAVTDISNVPIGSLLIDPQTLQPIVNADGSIYHYDPSNLPPNQALQHTGNQYQSQNQNQGNSSSGGYSNYRKSSPHQQQQQQQHHQQQQQQLQQPQQQQHQQQQQQQQQAPPQQQYATTELSCSSTESYAEEEAQSPGMECSEGYESYEQQQQQVLPLQQQQQHQQLSSGNNGDTGSVKGDDCDSLTSATACLSITTSTSTKNYDRIEVQKYKNQATSPNIPACCAVAVDKLELEAVVGQQQQQQHQQQLEQEQLEQEQEQEQLANVGPSSSSGSASSSVGISSEQPSSQTPLPLMVTPLPQVNCDLQSVSPSSTPYSQCEVKTPIQGHGQSHNASASASASIVVEEPKATTWTYTQSYQAPDGSTVFHTTTTPNGAAPYCATTYQQGPDGSIYAVPQGMVYAAYPQPGVASAGGASQPLFQLTTSSHPPAQTLFASPEAGGEIPGGTYMIPVFDPAQQPREGLIPAQAIYQTAGPGGPGAATVAMPMASAYPTAQFAAAAAPNGGPIYQAPLIYSSEPGGGAQLQQLPMAPYPIQYSYSPYYHPISYYVPQQAVAAAPMVATQPQVGQVAPMQQQAAHTGAGTAAGPPTVVSVSGQQHQQHHQPHQQHHHQQQQQHSSNGSVVTSHSSGYGTRVKRTPGGGSIHYNPSYTPSGSVVHAGVGGAHAHAHAHAHAHHHPSAGSAQIIAAPAASTTTYHALPTLTLAHGGAPAGTDLSGAAGAHVYALPAQHATALIPTNIFPYAAAAAAAAAAGGGGAGGPGGGGGPPTAPPQQVVQQAVAPPPQQPQSHALITAAPFYPASQPADASQSAPSTPANPGRQAPLFSTPPAPNNGSSGSSSAGGGGGGSGGGGGYHSNSSTPHYYQSQNSNEGGGYTSPYEKRNHGGGGASVGVRKPYHPGGGGYNPRHSVPLGSGGGGGGGPPSGAKTPLLNSNNEPTPRASPSSVSLGGASSSSSYQHRGPPPPHTMGVKRDNKPNQLPLISGPPPSYGATNSSPSYETSKPPVRLNAGAASFRSQKSMNQDYRRSVSQRNSPSANGAGGSGSHESSNNSPNSIVGSQSNSAANTPNAGAAGVQPQQPQQPQPPTLVSHPGGFVMLDQNASPPSLYGGGGGGGVGGASGAAGGNARSHIPTAQLHHSAAAAAAAAAGSQQATAAVLSGVAAAAALGGYNPNAASGVYFKYGQTYFAHPSVALPNSRRSPSNDIRPQMAQVAGMYPTMMIQARHPSRHPNPNYKGSRPR; from the exons ATGAGTTCCACAAAATCTCAAGTAGCCCTAGCTACGAATATTCCAACCAATTTATCCTCTGCCGCTTCTGCCTCAACAGCGGCCGCTGCggctgccgttgttgttgttgccagtgccagtgccaacGCCGCCGTTGCCTCAAATACTAACTCATCCGGAGTGGGAGTAACCGgcggatcgggatcgggatcagGATCTGGATCAGGTGGATCAGGATCCACTGTAGCCGCAGGATCAGGAGCACTCACTTCCGCAGCAGCAGGATCAacagtcgcagcagcagcagcttcagCAACATCCTCCACTTCCGTAGCAACAATCtcgagcaactgcagcagcagcagcatcaacaacaACTGCGGCGAAGAGTGCCAGACGGCAGGATCTGCCAACTTGGGACGCCAGAACAGCTTCGGCAATAGACGA GGCAACATGAAGGGCAAACATCTCACGCGCAGCCATGCGATGCGTGAGTCCACGTCGCCACCTCGCACGCCCACTCCGCGGGCTGCCTCCTCCGACCAGCAGCTCCAGGGGGAGTCCCACGAgcacggcaacaacaacaataacaataacaatatcaACAGCAAAGCACAATCAACTGGAAGGGGCAACTCGCCATTGATGGAGACGCCAGCCGTGATTGTCACTAGTCAGCAATcccaacaacagcagcagcaacagcaacagcagcagcagcagcaacaacttaATGTTGTGCCGCcaaagctgcagcagcaacagaatgTTCCACTCAGCAATGAGGCGGAGTTCCCGAAGCTATCGCCTCCAAAGAAATCCGGAGGTCAGCACAATCGCACCAACAGCAATGGCAGCGGCATGGAgtataacaacaacaagaagttCGTGGTGGATCTGAAGGCCAATGGTTTGGACAGTAACAACAAGCAGTCACATAACAACAATAGCTCCTCATCCGCGGGAGTGATCTACAACTCGGGGATGAACTACAAGGCGGCGGAGCGACACGATCGCCACGAACGCCACGAGATGTCCAGCCAGAACAGCAATctgagcaacagcaacaaccacgACGAGGAGCAGTACCATTACGAGCCCAGAGGTGGAGGCGGCGGTGGCAAGAAGCATCGTGCCAACACCAATGCCAAAGGTAACAAACCACGATTGAAGAATCTCGGTGGCAGCTCATCTGGGAGTATCGATTTAGGAGGCGGCAACGGCGCTGGAAATGGCGGTGGAAATggtggcaacaacaacaacaacaacatgtCCAACAATGGACCCATGTCCAACAACTCGAGCAACAATACCTCGGGCTTCATATCGCGCG AGAACTCGAGCGAACAGTACACGGACTACGGCGGCACCGATCTGCTGGTCTTCTTCCGGGACACGCTCAACAAGAATCCCAAGGATCGCAATATCCTATTGAAGATCGAGAAGGATCTAATGGAGTTCGTCCAGGAAAATAG TCGCGGCTGTGAGTATCGATTTCCGCCAGCTTCATCGTACAATCGCATGCTGATCCATCGCACAGCGGCCTTTTTCGGAATGGAGCACAACGTGGACACGGAGACGCAGCAGTGTGTGATTGTGGCCGTAGCCAAGAACACGCGTATTCCAGAG ATCCGCTTCCAGTCGCTGGTGCGCGACGACGCACGCAAGTCAATTCTGAAGCGGGACACGCACAGCTTCGACGAGGTGCGTCAATCGCCGTATTTGTGCCCCCTTTCCATGGATCGCAAGGCCAAGAGCTTCGAGGAGCGTGAGGAGGATTACGATAGGGCGCGCAGCCGCATCTTCAGTCGAACGGGGGGGAACCACGAGGGCGGTTACTCTGCTGGTGGCGATGAGGATTGCTACGGCGGCtgggagcagcagcagcaacagcagcagaagcagaaccAGCCACCCAGGCCCAAGAGGCCCAATGGAAAGATGCTCCAGATGCAGAAT TCCACGGAATCACGCGATGGTATGCGATCGGGTGGAGCCGTGCCCAAGTCGCACAACTTTGGCAACTACGGCGGACCGCCAAGTTCCGGAGGGCCTGGCAACAATTCCCTTCCGCGTGGCGACTCCACAAATTCGATCAAAAGCGGACGTGGAGGCTTCGTGAAGCAGGACTCCACTGGCAGCACTCCATGGCGGCTGTCTCCTTCCAGCAGTGG CTACAAGACGCGCACCCAGTCCGTGCGCTCCGATTCCGTGACTCCATCGCCCACGGGCTACGGCAGCGACAGGCAGACGCCGGAATTGAACCACCCACCTCCGCCACCTTCCATGGTGACCCATAATCATCACGGCCGGGTGGTGGCCCCACCGCCCATGTCAATGGTGTCAATGGGCGGTGGTTGTGCAGGATCTGGAGCCGCCATTGTTGCCGGCATATCCCCTGTGATGGAATTGGGAACAGAAGCCACCGGGGCTAATGGctcatccgcatccgcatccgcatcctcgTCGGGATCGTCGGGACTCGTCTGGGCCGTCACAGACATTTCGAATGTGCCAATTGGCAGCCTCCTCATTGATCCGCAAACCCTCCAACCAATTGTCAATGCAGACGG TTCCATCTACCACTACGACCCGTCCAATCTGCCGCCCAACCAGGCGCTCCAGCACACGGGCAATCAGTACCAGTcgcagaaccagaaccagggCAACTCCTCCTCCGGTGGCTACAGCAACTATCGCAAGTCGTCGCcgcatcagcaacagcagcagcaacagcatcaccagcagcagcagcaacagttgcagcagccacagcagcagcaacatcagcaacagcagcagcagcaacaacaggcACCACCGCAGCAGCAATATGCCACCACTGAGCTTTCCTGCAGCTCCACCGAGAGCTATGCGGAGGAGGAGGCCCAGTCGCCGGGAATGGAGTGTTCCGAGGGCTATGAGAGCtacgagcagcagcagcagcaagtgTTGcccctgcagcagcagcagcagcatcagcaactaTCATCGGGCAACAATGGCGACACTGGCAGTGTCAAAGGCGACGATTGTGATAGCCTGACCAGTGCCACCGCCTGCCTGAGCATCACCACCTCCACGTCCACGAAGAACTACGATCGCATCGAGGTGCAGAAGTACAAGAACCAGGCCACCAGTCCAAACATACCCGCCTGCTGTGCCGTGGCCGTCGATAAGTTGGAGCTGGAGGCAGTAGTTggacagcaacagcagcagcaacaccaacagcagctggagcaggaacagctggagcaggagcaggagcaggagcaactGGCCAACGTGGGGCCCTCATCCTCATCCGGCTCGGCCAGCTCCTCCGTGGGCATCAGCAGCGAACAGCCATCCAGCCAGACCCCGCTGCCCCTGATGGTCACCCCGCTGCCGCAGGTGAACTGTGACCTCCAGTCCGTCTCGCCCAGCAGCACGCCCTACAGCCAGTGCGAGGTGAAGACACCCATCCAGGGCCACGGACAGAGCCACaatgccagtgccagtgccagtgccagcaTCGTCGTCGAGGAGCCCAAGGCCACCACCTGGACGTACACGCAGAGCTACCAGGCGCCGGACGGATCCACCGTCTTTCACACCACCACCACGCCCAACGGGGCGGCGCCCTACTGCGCCACCACATATCAGCAGGGG CCCGACGGCAGCATCTATGCGGTGCCGCAGGGCATGGTGTATGCCGCCTATCCGCAGCCCGGAGTGGCCAGTGCCGGTGGCGCCTCGCAGCCGCTCTTCCAGCTGACCACCAGCAGCCATCCGCCCGCGCAGACACTCTTCGCCTCGCCGGAAGCAGGCGGAGAGATACCCGGCGGCACCTACATGATACCTGTCTTCGATCCGGCCCAGCAGCCGCGCGAAGGCCTCATCCCGGCGCAGGCCATCTACCAGACGGCGGGTCCGGGCGGACCGGGTGCGGCCACCGTGGCCATGCCCATGGCCTCCGCCTATCCCACGGCCCAGTTCGCGGCGGCAGCCGCTCCCAACGGGGGACCCATCTACCAGGCGCCGCTCATCTACTCCAGCGAACCGGGCGGGGGCGcccagctgcagcagctgccgATGGCCCCCTATCCGATTCAATACTCCTACTCGCCGTACTACCACCCCATCTCGTACTACGTGCCCCAGCAGGCGGTGGCCGCCGCGCCCATGGTGGCCACCCAGCCGCAGGTGGGTCAGGTGGCCCCCATGCAGCAGCAGGCGGCGCACACGGGAGCCGGGACAGCAGCTGGTCCACCCACGGTGGTGTCAG TTTCAggccagcagcaccagcagcaccaccagccgcaccagcagcaccaccatcagcagcagcagcagcactcgAGCAACGGCTCGGTGGTGACCAGCCACTCCAGTGGCTACGGCACCCGGGTGAAGCGCACGCCCGGCGGCGGCTCCATCCACTACAATCCCAGCTACACACCCAGTGGATCGGTGGTGCATGCCGGGGTGGGTggtgcccatgcccatgcccacgCACACGCCCATGCCCATCATCATCCGTCGGCGGGTTCCGCCCAGATCATAGCTGCGCCGGCGGCCAGCACAACCACATATCATGCTCTGCCCACGCTGACGCTGGCCCACGGTGGTGCGCCAGCGGGCACGGATCTCAGTGGTGCGGCTGGTGCACATGTCTACGCGCTGCCCGCTCAACATGCCACCGCACTGATCCCAACGAATATCTTTCCCTatgcggcggcagcggcggcggcagcagcagcaggcggcgGCGGTGCTGGTGGACCAGGCGGCGGAGGAGGTCCGCCGACGGCTCCGCCCCAGCAGGTGGTGCAGCAGGCGGTGGCGCCGCCGCCACAGCAGCCACAGAGTCATGCTCTGATCACAGCGGCACCCTTTTACCCGGCTAGCCAGCCAGCGGATGCCTCGCAGTCGGCTCCCAGTACGCCGGCCAATCCGGGAAGACAGGCTCCGCTGTTCAGTACTCCGCCAGCTCCCAATAACGGCAGCTCCGGGAGCAGCAGTGCCGGCGGGGGAGGAGGAGGTagtggaggaggtggtggctATCACAGCAACAGCTCCACTCCGCACTACTATCAAAGCCAGAACAGCAACGAGGGTGGTGGTTACACTTCGCCATATGAAAAGAGAAACCATGGAGGAGGCGGTGCCTCGGTGGGCGTACGCAAGCCATACCACCCGGGCGGTGGTGGCTACAATCCCAGGCATTCGGTGCCCCTGggcagcggcggcggtggtggtggtgggccCCCCTCGGGAGCCAAAACGCCCTTGCTGAACTCCAACAATGAGCCCACGCCGCGTGCCTCGCCAAGTAGCGTGAGCTTGGGTGGAgcctcgtcctcatcctcgtACCAGCACCGTGgtccgccgccgccgcacACAATGGGTGTGAAGCGGGATAATAAGCCCAACCAGCTGCCGCTGATCAGTGGACCGCCGCCCAGCTATGGAGCCACCAACTCGAGTCCCAGCTACGAGACCAGCAAGCCGCCAGTGCGTCTGAATGCAGGAGCGGCCAGCTTCCGCAGCCAGAAGTCCATGAACCAGGACTACCGACGCAGTGTCTCGCAGCGGAACTCGCCCAGTGCGAATGGCGCCGGGGGCAGTGGCAGCCACGAGAGCAGCAACAATTCGCCCAACAGTATTGTGGGCAGCCAGAGTAACAGTGCTGCCAACACGCCCAATGCAGGAGCGGCGGGAGTTCAGCCACAGCAGCCACAGCAACC